The DNA segment TTCTGTGGTTTTAATACCTCTGCTGATGGGGATTTGTCTTTAGCATCTTCCCTTCCACAATATATATAGTTCTTTCACAGATATTTGTTATGTGGTCTCCAATTCTCTCGTAGTGTTGACTTATGAGTATTAGTGCATTTGCTCTTCTTATATTCCTTGGATCCTCCATCATGTATGTTAAAAGTTCTCTGAATATCTGCCAGTTGAGTTTGTCAAGTATATCATCCTTTTCAATTATCTTCATGGCAAGGTCTACATCTTTATTCAAAAAGGATTCTATAGCTCCGTCAAGCATCTCAATACAAGTATCCTTCATCCTTGGAAGGTCAATGAGGGGTTTAAGGTGTGGTTTATCCACTATGGTTAGAGTCTCCTCTGCTATATCAACGCAATGATCTGCCATTCGTTCAAGATCAATATTTATAAAGAGAATGGAGCTTACAATCCTTAAATCTTCTGCTTGGGGGTGTTGAGTGGCTATTATCTGTAGGACTTTCCTCTCAAGGTCTATAGATTTAAAATCAATCTCATCATCTCCTTCAATTATCCTTTTACATAAGTTTTCATCC comes from the Caldisericia bacterium genome and includes:
- the phoU gene encoding phosphate signaling complex protein PhoU, coding for MRILENKLKLLKEELTDLVASVRKTINDSMEALKNRDENLCKRIIEGDDEIDFKSIDLERKVLQIIATQHPQAEDLRIVSSILFINIDLERMADHCVDIAEETLTIVDKPHLKPLIDLPRMKDTCIEMLDGAIESFLNKDVDLAMKIIEKDDILDKLNWQIFRELLTYMMEDPRNIRRANALILISQHYERIGDHITNICERTIYIVEGKMLKTNPHQQRY